The Nocardioides humi genome includes a region encoding these proteins:
- the hisD gene encoding histidinol dehydrogenase, producing the protein MIRRIDLREAGPETDYRAAVPRADFDIEAAVPAVHAICEEVRTRGLDAIVELGERFDGVRVDDIRVSAAAMQEALDRLDPDIRAGLEESIRRLRATCANELETDAVTELGPGARVTHRKVPVGRVGLYVPGGLAPLVSSVLMNVVPAQTAGVESIALASPPQKEFGGSVHPTILAACALLGVEEVYAVGGAQAIAMFAYGLDDADPVRRVARVDLVTGPGNIWVVTAKRILKGQIGIDSEAGPTEIAILADDTGNAAYVAADLISQAEHDPLAASVLVTTSERLAADVEAELDQQVAATKHSERITTSLGGRQSGIVLVRDLEQGLAVVDAYAAEHLEIHTEDAPAWAARVRNAGAIFVGPHAPVSLGDYCAGSNHVLPTAGCACHSSGLSVRAFTKSVHVVDYSAAALAEVAGHVVTLAEAEDLPGHGAAITVRSTR; encoded by the coding sequence CTGATCCGTCGCATCGACCTGCGCGAGGCCGGTCCCGAGACCGACTACCGCGCGGCAGTGCCCCGTGCCGACTTCGACATCGAAGCCGCGGTGCCGGCGGTGCATGCGATCTGCGAGGAGGTCCGCACCCGCGGGCTGGACGCGATCGTGGAGCTGGGGGAGCGCTTCGACGGCGTGCGCGTCGACGACATCCGGGTCTCGGCGGCGGCGATGCAGGAGGCGCTGGACCGCCTCGACCCCGACATCCGGGCGGGCCTGGAGGAGTCGATCCGCCGGCTCCGCGCGACCTGCGCCAACGAGCTCGAGACCGACGCCGTCACCGAGCTCGGCCCCGGCGCCCGGGTCACCCACCGCAAGGTGCCGGTCGGCCGGGTCGGCCTCTACGTCCCCGGCGGGCTGGCGCCGCTGGTGTCCAGCGTGCTGATGAACGTCGTCCCCGCGCAGACCGCGGGCGTGGAGTCCATCGCGCTGGCGAGCCCGCCGCAGAAGGAGTTCGGCGGCTCCGTGCACCCGACGATCCTGGCGGCGTGCGCGCTGCTGGGCGTCGAGGAGGTGTACGCCGTCGGCGGCGCCCAGGCGATCGCCATGTTCGCCTACGGCCTCGATGACGCAGATCCCGTTCGGCGCGTCGCCCGTGTCGACCTGGTGACCGGACCCGGCAACATCTGGGTGGTCACCGCCAAGCGGATCCTCAAGGGTCAGATCGGCATCGACTCCGAGGCCGGGCCCACCGAGATCGCGATCCTCGCCGACGACACCGGCAACGCGGCGTACGTCGCCGCCGATCTGATCAGCCAGGCCGAGCACGACCCGCTGGCCGCCTCCGTCCTCGTCACCACCTCCGAGCGGCTCGCCGCCGACGTCGAGGCGGAGCTCGACCAGCAGGTCGCCGCCACCAAGCACAGCGAGCGGATCACCACCTCGCTCGGCGGCCGGCAGTCCGGCATCGTCCTGGTCCGCGACCTCGAGCAGGGCCTCGCGGTGGTCGACGCCTATGCCGCCGAGCACCTCGAGATCCACACCGAGGACGCCCCCGCGTGGGCGGCCCGGGTGCGCAACGCCGGAGCGATCTTCGTCGGCCCGCACGCCCCGGTCAGCCTCGGCGACTACTGCGCCGGGTCCAACCACGTGCTGCCCACGGCCGGGTGCGCCTGCCACTCCTCGGGGCTCTCGGTCCGCGCGTTCACCAAGTCGGTCCACGTCGTCGACTACTCCGCCGCCGCGCTCGCCGAGGTCGCCGGCCACGTCGTCACCCTCGCCGAGGCCGAGGATCTGCCCGGCCACGGCGCCGCCATCACGGTGCGGTCGACGCGATGA
- a CDS encoding histidinol-phosphate transaminase: MSAPAGGGWPPLREELRGIEPYGAPQLDVPVQLNVNENPYGPSDACIADIAAAAAAAATTLNRYPDREFVALREALAAYLSRDTPAGIAPEQVWAANGSNEVMLQLLQAFGGPGRTAVSFAPTYSMYPEYARDTSTRWVAGRRAEDFALDLDAARDLVKTEQPSVILLPSPNNPTGTALPPEAVGVLCEAAGDDGIVVVDEAYGEFRRTGVPSALELLPSYRNLVVTRTMSKAFAGAGLRLGYLAAAPEICDAIRVVRLPYHLSAVTQAVALAALDHAPELLGRVDDLRRERDALVGWLRAEEYDVADSDANFVLFGRFADRHAVWQGLLDRGVLIRETGPEGWLRVSVGTPDEMAAFRAALREVSTEANGERA, encoded by the coding sequence ATGAGCGCGCCGGCCGGTGGCGGCTGGCCGCCGCTGCGCGAGGAGCTGCGCGGGATCGAGCCGTACGGCGCGCCGCAGCTCGACGTGCCGGTCCAGCTCAACGTCAACGAGAACCCCTACGGCCCGTCCGACGCCTGCATCGCCGACATCGCGGCGGCCGCGGCCGCCGCGGCGACCACGCTCAACCGGTATCCCGACCGGGAGTTCGTGGCGCTGCGGGAGGCGCTGGCGGCGTACCTGTCGCGGGACACGCCCGCGGGCATCGCCCCCGAGCAGGTGTGGGCGGCCAACGGGTCCAACGAGGTGATGCTGCAGCTGCTGCAGGCCTTCGGCGGGCCGGGCCGCACCGCGGTGAGCTTCGCGCCGACGTACTCCATGTATCCCGAGTACGCCCGCGACACCAGCACCCGCTGGGTCGCGGGCCGCCGCGCCGAGGACTTCGCGCTCGACCTCGACGCCGCGCGCGACCTGGTCAAGACCGAGCAGCCGAGCGTCATCCTGCTGCCCAGCCCCAACAACCCGACCGGCACCGCGCTGCCGCCCGAGGCGGTGGGCGTGCTGTGCGAGGCGGCGGGCGACGACGGCATCGTCGTGGTCGACGAGGCGTACGGCGAGTTCCGCCGCACCGGCGTGCCGAGCGCGCTGGAGCTGCTGCCGTCGTACCGCAACCTCGTCGTGACCCGCACCATGAGCAAGGCCTTCGCGGGCGCGGGCCTGCGGCTGGGCTATCTGGCCGCCGCGCCGGAGATCTGCGACGCGATCCGCGTGGTGCGCCTGCCCTACCACCTCTCCGCGGTCACCCAGGCCGTCGCGCTGGCCGCGCTCGACCACGCGCCCGAGCTGCTCGGCCGGGTCGACGACCTGCGCCGCGAGCGGGACGCCCTGGTGGGCTGGCTGCGGGCGGAGGAGTACGACGTCGCCGACTCCGACGCCAATTTCGTGTTGTTCGGGCGATTCGCCGACCGTCATGCTGTCTGGCAGGGTCTCCTCGACCGGGGAGTCCTGATCCGGGAGACCGGGCCCGAGGGCTGGCTGCGGGTCTCGGTCGGCACCCCGGACGAGATGGCGGCCTTCCGGGCCGCCCTGCGAGAAGTCAGCACCGAAGCGAACGGAGAGCGCGCATGA